A portion of the Acidisarcina polymorpha genome contains these proteins:
- a CDS encoding DUF1275 family protein → MVTDTKRQSVIAVYAFAGGFADAASFLLFRSFAGHVTGNLVLMTISMASRRWAEALTRLAAIVSFLACTSAGFYLAQSRRKSLWLFLCQAALLVPVALRPDVLANTKTLGLLSVCCALGLQNGVVTSALGISVHSTFVSGDFTSLLKGGNEKFRSGQLHDAGDYKQRVLLCVVACFSLGAFCAAVAAIAQPHSVFFLLLVPLCLAAILDSSLHS, encoded by the coding sequence ATGGTTACCGACACAAAGCGGCAATCTGTCATTGCTGTATACGCATTCGCAGGCGGCTTTGCGGATGCCGCGAGTTTCCTCTTGTTCAGATCATTCGCAGGACATGTAACGGGAAATCTCGTGCTGATGACAATCTCAATGGCAAGCCGACGCTGGGCTGAAGCTCTTACACGGCTGGCGGCGATCGTCAGCTTCCTTGCCTGCACTTCAGCGGGATTCTACCTGGCGCAGTCACGGAGAAAGAGTCTGTGGCTCTTCTTGTGCCAGGCGGCGTTGCTTGTACCTGTCGCTTTGAGACCGGATGTTCTCGCAAATACGAAGACGCTGGGGCTGTTGAGTGTCTGCTGCGCACTCGGCCTTCAGAATGGTGTAGTTACTTCCGCTCTGGGGATCAGTGTGCATTCAACCTTCGTCTCGGGCGACTTCACCTCCCTTCTAAAGGGCGGTAATGAGAAATTCCGTTCTGGACAACTACATGATGCAGGCGACTATAAACAACGAGTTCTCTTGTGTGTAGTCGCTTGTTTCAGCCTGGGAGCTTTCTGTGCGGCAGTGGCTGCCATCGCGCAGCCACACTCGG